DNA sequence from the Cucurbita pepo subsp. pepo cultivar mu-cu-16 unplaced genomic scaffold, ASM280686v2 Cp4.1_scaffold001130, whole genome shotgun sequence genome:
GATCTTCTGGTCCAGAACAATTTTTATGATATGGCATTTATTGTTGTTATAAAATTGTGGAGAGATTCAGCATTAAAGAGGTATTGATCTTTTATGCTCTAATTGCATTACAACATAAATCTATTGATTCTGCTGAGAATTGCAAATCTTGAACTTTGTTGACTCAGGGAGTTGGAAAGAGTTTTCTCTGCCATGGCATTGAAATGCTGTCCTAGTAGATTAAGTTCATCTGGGGTTCGGTAAGCCAAACGTCATTTTATGAGTCAAATCGTTTCAGTTAATGTTTCCTATTGCTTGTTAGTTCCACAAGTAAGAAACTTAATTCTTAACTTGTATCCAATTCATTTTGGGCTTTTGTGTGACTTCAGGAATGATCCCAGAATAAGTAGTCTTCTATTGGTATCCCCAAATGGGCAAAATGACGTTCATGGTTCACTTGATGTGCTTCCTAGTAGTCAGCATCTCAGTGGAAATGGCCATTGGGAGACTCTGGAACTTTATCTTGTACGTACCTTCATATTATGTCATGAATGCAGCTTAAGATATTCCCTGATACTTCTGtcatctgattttttttttaaatcttaattggTCTTCAGGGTAATATTTGGCCTGGTATATACACTGtttcgtgttttttttttaaaaaaaaaaggtcctTGGTGTATGATTCAATTGCAACTTTGAATTTTACAAGACAGGAAAATGATGTTTAGATAGTAAATTAGGAGGAAATCTTTTACCAGCAAGTTGTTATTCTATTTCGCAAGAGCGAAGTAGAATAGATTATTAgctataaaggaaaagaaagaaggaagagattAACACTAGATATACAGGTTCATTAACAGCTCAAACAATTTATTCATGCATTTTcactatatgtatatatatactcttttTTGGTAAAGACTAAAGGTCTAAAGTTTATTCAGTCGCTTATTAAGGAAACTAAGCAGCAGATGCTGGaatcgttttattttttcttgtacAATTCATGTTGTTTATTGTTCCTGCTTCtgttttgtcatttttttcttctctgcatttacacttattattttctctatcTTAATAATTCATATCTTCAATTTGCAGGAAAAATATAAAGGTTTCAACGCTAGATTGCCTATTATTGTTGCTGAAACACTTCTTCGAACGGAATCTCAGATGGAATTGCCTCTTTGGCTGGTTCTGATGTTTAAGGTTTTTACCTATTTTTGTCAgtgattttatatttaattcattttgacTGGATGAAATTTTAGCGTTTTCTTTTATCATCTTGGTATTGAAATCACTAGGAGATAATTGGGGTACTCGTTAGAGAAAGATTAACGTACAAAAAGAGActaatactaaaaaataactccgagagaaacaaaaagagaagttGATTGCAAAgcaaaagaagacaaaaactGACCCAAAGGAAATATGAAAACAttccaattcaaattaatatcatgtagagagagagactgTCAAAACGATGGGATAGAGAAACTTgtaaaaaattggaagaattttatgtatttgattttcttttcatgctCTGTATTGGCATAGATGTAAATACCCTTTTACTAATTATAATCTTCATGTGTATAAAAGTAAGAACATGTACCCAAAAAAAATctgcatgttttttttagccATTGTTGAAGAGAAAACCCACCACAAGTTGAAAACTGAGAACAATTTGTACCTACAagcttgagaaaaaaaagcagtcaaagaaaatatgatttgAGAGATTCCCTAAGTTCTAACAAAGACAACAAATGGAAGGTTGCAAACATGAGATTTTCGTACTATTAGATAGATGTGTATTACGcgatatttagtttttatatttgtaatatttatttttcttattggtTGATGgtctttcttctctataaaaaaaaaatgttgtattTGATTTATCAGTTAGAACatatacaataattttatttctttccaaaGTCAAGTGAATTTATGAGAAATTCATGTCGTTACTACTCCCTATTTTGTTTGCATATCTGTACGTGACGACTTCTCTGTAGCCTCATTTTGAAATGCTTTCCTTGCATGGATGAAACGTGGAACTACATAGCAAAACTCCTCTTATTATGGGGTTCTGATATGGAAACGAATCGGCGTAGTTCTCTCTGTGAAGTGAAAGAATGCTCATTTATATCAATTGTATATTGTGATGGACAATTCTGTAGCTAGTAGACTATGATTGCGCTTCTTCTAGTCTCCTTGTTTAACCTACCATATGCAATTTTGCTCTGGATATAATTTTTCAGTAGTTTACCCggatatgatattttaatttctataccGATGTACTacaattcatccaacaaatATATGACAGGATGGTCGAAGGGCAAAGACATGGGGGATGACTTGTGAAGAAGCAAATCCAGCATCCTTGTTCCGTTTATATGTTGATTATGGGCGATATACAGAGGCTACACATCTGTTGCTTGAATGCATGGAATCATTTGCATCAATGGTAAATTATGTATTGGCTTTTATATCTTGAAATTCTATTGATCACTTAGTTGACAAATTGAATCTCTTTTATCTATCCGCATGATTGAAAGTCCCATTGAGCTAACGAAATCTCTTTCACTTATTATTTGAGCTCCATGTTGAGAAATATTCTTTGATAAAACTCATCAAAGAACAGTTGTTTAACGATGTACCTTGCGTGAAACACTTATGTTGATTTGTACATTTatctcttaattattttttagatatattttccttttataattaatttccttAGTTGGAATTTCTCTTGTATTATATGTACCCATTATTGGGTCATTTTCAGGAATAagaaaaatctctctccaaaactaaaaaagaaaatgcatgaTTTTAACAATTAGCCAACACGAACTAAGTTTATAAATTGTGATGGTACGTAAATGAAATCTCTCTTCAATTTTGAACATTTTCTACtgaattttagattttctGGGCCACATACTGAAACTTATTCCAACTTTCTGCAGCCACCCACAGACATAATTAACAGAAAAAGACCATCCTCTGTTTGTTTCCCCTACAATGCCGTTCAGAACTTATGGTGCAAAATAGATGAATTGATCCGCTCAGGTCACATGGTAGATGCTTGTGAGAAGCTGAGAAACCTACTGCATGGTGCTTTGATGAATCATCTGAAGCTGgtatgttatgttttaatgATTGTCTCGTTGCTAGTACAACCCTCTTGTCAATATGCctgatatttttataaaaaattccTTTCAGCTTAAAGTCGATGCAGATGATGTTATATCTACCATCGCTTAATATACTCCGGACTACTTCGTGCCGTTTCTATGATGCCAGACAGGATCCTCACTTTTACTCGTTCAAAGGAGCAAG
Encoded proteins:
- the LOC111786168 gene encoding nuclear pore complex protein NUP160-like; amino-acid sequence: MNLFMLIVQILCCGELPFIGLAEKVEQELVWKAERSDLLSKPSLYKLLYAFEICRHNWQKAASYMYLYSARLRMEGTLGDNQLSSSLLLERLNGLSAAINALHLVHPNFAWIEPPVERDAIQSKQYPSKKAKRTVDEQFARDDTKPQKRNSYIDMKQLENEFVLASSEYLLSLANIKWPFTDCRLSGIHEAPSELVDLLVQNNFYDMAFIVVIKLWRDSALKRELERVFSAMALKCCPSRLSSSGVRNDPRISSLLLVSPNGQNDVHGSLDVLPSSQHLSGNGHWETLELYLEKYKGFNARLPIIVAETLLRTESQMELPLWLVLMFKDGRRAKTWGMTCEEANPASLFRLYVDYGRYTEATHLLLECMESFASMPPTDIINRKRPSSVCFPYNAVQNLWCKIDELIRSGHMVDACEKLRNLLHGALMNHLKLLKVDADDVISTIA